The Buchnera aphidicola str. APS (Acyrthosiphon pisum) genome has a segment encoding these proteins:
- the ppa gene encoding inorganic diphosphatase gives MNLNKIVAGDDIPNDIYVIIEISSNSSPIKYEVDKKSGMLFVDRFIPTPMFYPCNYGYINHTLSLDGDPLDVLVPSHYPIKSSCVIHCKPIGILNMQDESGDDAKIIAVPKSKICQEYKNINDISDISELLKKQITHFFQNYKTLEKEKWVEIIGWGNCQDAKLEINDAYNRAKKNSIFLNK, from the coding sequence ATGAATTTAAATAAAATTGTTGCTGGTGATGATATACCAAATGATATATATGTTATTATAGAAATTTCATCAAATTCATCCCCTATTAAATATGAGGTAGATAAAAAATCAGGAATGCTTTTTGTCGATCGTTTTATACCTACTCCAATGTTCTATCCCTGTAACTATGGTTATATTAATCATACTTTATCTTTAGATGGTGATCCCTTAGATGTTTTAGTACCTTCTCATTACCCAATAAAGTCTAGCTGTGTCATTCATTGTAAACCTATTGGGATATTAAATATGCAAGATGAATCAGGTGATGATGCTAAAATAATAGCAGTACCCAAAAGTAAAATTTGCCAAGAATATAAAAACATAAATGATATATCAGATATATCAGAATTGTTAAAAAAGCAAATTACTCATTTTTTTCAGAATTATAAAACATTAGAAAAAGAAAAATGGGTGGAAATTATTGGATGGGGAAACTGTCAAGATGCAAAATTAGAAATTAATGATGCATATAACCGTGCTAAAAAAAATAGTATCTTTTTAAATAAGTGA
- the pmbA gene encoding metalloprotease PmbA has translation MQLIKEIENEELHLVNTVKNTLKLSKNINASVEVFIKKTIGISVNVRNNVVENVEFNSDGGLFITVYNKFSKGSVSSKDFSIKNIKNMLDIAINISKYSSSDFFSGLPDIKFLCFHSMELDLFHPWEFNIENAIKMSILSEKSAFESDKRIVNSEGSFLNSHTTINVFGNSLGVLEKYKSTRYSNYTCMIAKDKNSMQRDFDYSLSRRIDDLIKPEILGQKTAKRAISRLGSRKIQTMRSPIIFSSEISHMFFSHLASAISGDNVYQKSTFLINDLKMKIFPDWLDIEENPHLKRGLGSKPFDNEGVATEIKYIIKAGILQTWLLNCYNARKLKLDSTGNCGGIHNWLVSNQNISFEELLKKMDQGILVTELMGQGVDIINGNYSRGAVGFWVEKGKISYPINEITISGNLRNMWNNIVSISSDVDRRNNIQCGSVLLSEIQVSGN, from the coding sequence ATGCAATTAATTAAAGAAATAGAAAACGAAGAATTACATCTTGTGAATACAGTAAAAAACACTCTTAAACTATCTAAAAATATTAATGCCTCTGTAGAAGTATTTATAAAAAAAACAATAGGTATTAGTGTTAATGTAAGAAATAATGTTGTTGAAAATGTAGAGTTTAATAGCGATGGTGGATTGTTTATAACAGTATATAATAAGTTCTCTAAAGGTAGTGTTTCATCTAAAGATTTTAGTATTAAGAACATTAAAAATATGTTAGACATAGCTATTAATATTTCAAAATATTCTTCTTCTGATTTTTTCTCAGGTTTGCCGGACATAAAATTTTTATGCTTTCATTCTATGGAACTTGATTTGTTTCATCCGTGGGAATTTAACATAGAAAATGCCATTAAGATGTCTATATTATCAGAAAAATCAGCTTTTGAATCTGATAAAAGGATTGTTAATAGTGAAGGAAGTTTTTTAAATAGTCATACAACTATAAATGTTTTTGGAAACAGTCTAGGTGTGTTAGAAAAATATAAATCTACTCGTTATTCTAATTATACTTGTATGATCGCTAAAGATAAAAATTCTATGCAAAGAGATTTTGATTATTCTCTTTCAAGAAGAATTGATGATTTAATAAAACCAGAAATTTTAGGTCAAAAAACAGCTAAACGAGCTATATCTAGATTAGGTTCTCGAAAAATACAAACTATGAGATCTCCAATTATTTTTTCATCAGAAATATCTCACATGTTTTTTTCACATCTTGCTAGTGCGATTAGCGGTGATAATGTTTATCAAAAATCTACATTTTTAATTAATGATCTGAAAATGAAAATCTTTCCCGATTGGCTTGATATTGAAGAAAATCCACATTTAAAACGAGGTTTGGGTAGTAAACCTTTTGATAATGAAGGTGTAGCTACAGAAATTAAATATATTATTAAAGCTGGAATCTTACAAACTTGGTTATTAAATTGCTACAATGCTCGTAAACTTAAATTAGACAGTACAGGAAATTGTGGTGGAATTCACAATTGGTTAGTTTCGAATCAAAATATATCTTTTGAAGAACTTTTAAAAAAGATGGATCAAGGTATATTAGTAACAGAATTAATGGGACAAGGTGTAGATATTATAAATGGTAATTATTCACGTGGAGCAGTAGGTTTTTGGGTTGAAAAAGGAAAAATTTCTTATCCTATTAATGAAATTACTATATCTGGAAATTTAAGAAATATGTGGAATAATATCGTGAGTATTAGCAGTGATGTTGATAGACGTAATAATATTCAATGTGGTTCGGTATTATTATCTGAAATTCAGGTTTCTGGAAATTAA
- the rsmI gene encoding 16S rRNA (cytidine(1402)-2'-O)-methyltransferase, which yields MNEFYIGILYIVPTPIGNLSDITYRALEVLKDVDIIAAENIRHTNILLQHFNIKNNLILMNKDNEKKQSHNLIQELKKGKKIALVSNAGTPIINDPGCILIKQCHIFDIKVIPLPGACAAITALSASGIINNRFCYEGFLPSRKKSRCDLLHSLKEETRTIIFYESKHRILESIKDIIEQIDKNRHIVIAREMTKKWESIYGAKASLILEWLKENKYRYKGEMVIIIDGFKKLKNYTLSKKILDTFSILRKFFSLKTSVLITAQIHDINKNKLYQYVIKKEE from the coding sequence ATGAATGAATTTTATATTGGTATTCTTTATATTGTACCTACTCCTATCGGTAATCTATCAGATATTACTTATAGAGCATTAGAAGTGTTAAAAGATGTTGATATAATCGCCGCTGAAAACATCAGACACACTAATATTTTACTTCAACATTTTAATATTAAAAATAATTTAATATTAATGAACAAAGATAATGAAAAAAAACAAAGTCATAATTTGATCCAAGAACTGAAAAAAGGGAAAAAAATTGCTTTAGTTTCTAATGCAGGCACACCGATTATTAATGATCCTGGTTGTATATTAATAAAACAATGTCATATTTTTGATATAAAAGTAATTCCTCTTCCAGGTGCTTGTGCTGCTATCACGGCATTAAGCGCTTCTGGAATAATAAATAATCGTTTTTGCTACGAAGGCTTTTTGCCTTCTAGAAAAAAATCAAGATGTGATTTACTACATTCTTTAAAAGAAGAAACACGAACAATTATTTTTTATGAATCAAAACACAGGATACTTGAAAGTATAAAAGATATAATAGAACAAATAGATAAAAATCGACATATAGTAATAGCAAGAGAAATGACAAAAAAATGGGAATCTATTTATGGTGCAAAAGCAAGTTTAATACTTGAATGGCTTAAAGAAAATAAATATCGTTATAAAGGAGAAATGGTAATTATCATTGATGGTTTTAAAAAATTAAAAAATTATACTCTATCAAAAAAAATATTAGATACATTTTCAATATTAAGAAAGTTTTTTTCATTAAAAACATCAGTTTTAATTACTGCACAAATACATGATATTAATAAAAATAAATTATATCAATATGTAATAAAAAAAGAAGAGTGA
- a CDS encoding 3-oxoacyl-ACP synthase I: MRRVVITGIGIVSSIGNNKKEVLASLYKGVSGIVSSEEMKKLGMRSAVWGNIKLESINIITQKLSRFMNNASRYSFVAMMEAIKDAKIDREYYQKNPRVGLISGSGCSFSKNTLTSDIHLMKNKHISKGISPYLAVKTMPSGISACLSTLFKIYGVTYSISSACATSAHCIGNAFELIQFGRQDLIFAGGGEEISLELAMQFDAMRALSTCFNNDPKKASRVYDVYRDGFVISGGAGMLVIEELNSALSRSAYIYAEIIGYAATSDGSNIVVPSGDGAIRCMNLARKGKNIPIDYLNVHGTGTKIGDLIELEAIRKVFLNEKKPMISATKSMTGHGLGASGVHEMIYTLLMLKYNFIAPTINIENLEPCAENMNIIQKTTNIEINTAMSNSFGFGGTNVSLIVKKY; this comes from the coding sequence GTGAGACGAGTAGTTATAACAGGCATTGGGATTGTTTCTAGCATTGGTAATAATAAAAAAGAAGTACTAGCTTCTTTATATAAAGGTGTTTCTGGTATTGTTTCTTCAGAAGAAATGAAAAAATTAGGCATGCGTAGTGCAGTTTGGGGTAATATTAAATTAGAAAGTATAAACATAATAACACAAAAATTATCTCGCTTTATGAATAATGCTTCTAGATATTCTTTTGTTGCTATGATGGAAGCTATTAAAGATGCTAAGATAGATAGAGAATATTATCAAAAAAATCCTCGTGTTGGACTAATTTCTGGATCAGGATGTAGTTTTTCAAAAAATACTTTAACATCTGATATTCATCTCATGAAAAATAAACATATTTCAAAAGGCATCAGTCCGTATCTTGCAGTTAAAACGATGCCTTCTGGAATATCAGCTTGCTTATCTACTCTGTTTAAAATTTATGGGGTCACTTATTCTATAAGTTCCGCTTGCGCAACCTCTGCACATTGTATCGGAAACGCATTTGAATTAATTCAATTCGGTAGGCAAGATCTTATTTTTGCAGGTGGAGGAGAGGAAATAAGTTTAGAACTAGCAATGCAATTTGATGCAATGAGAGCTTTGTCTACGTGTTTTAATAATGACCCCAAAAAAGCATCACGTGTCTATGATGTATATCGTGATGGTTTTGTTATTTCAGGTGGAGCAGGTATGCTAGTAATTGAGGAATTGAATTCAGCTTTATCTCGTTCTGCTTATATTTATGCAGAAATTATTGGATATGCAGCCACATCTGATGGTTCAAATATAGTTGTACCTTCAGGAGATGGAGCAATTCGTTGTATGAATTTAGCTAGAAAAGGTAAAAATATTCCTATTGATTATCTTAATGTACATGGTACTGGAACAAAAATTGGTGATTTAATAGAATTAGAAGCAATTAGAAAAGTATTCTTAAATGAAAAAAAACCAATGATTTCTGCAACAAAGTCAATGACTGGCCATGGATTAGGAGCTTCAGGAGTACATGAAATGATTTATACACTATTAATGTTAAAATATAATTTTATAGCTCCTACAATCAATATAGAAAATTTAGAACCTTGTGCGGAAAATATGAATATTATTCAAAAAACTACAAATATAGAAATTAATACAGCTATGTCTAATAGTTTTGGTTTCGGTGGAACTAACGTGTCACTAATAGTAAAAAAATATTAA
- the tal gene encoding transaldolase, which translates to MNQLSALKQFSIIVADTSDIKSICKYQPEDATTNPSLILQAVSSNTNQNFVDQAVQYAKKKGGLYKDQIINASDKILVDLGIEILKKIPGYISSEVDARLSFSTEASILKAKKIIDLYEEQGISRNRVLIKLAATWECIKAAEELKKDSILCNLTLLFSFAQARACAESNVFLISPFVGRIYDWYISQNLLSKSFLGKDPGVISVCKIYEYYKKYGYKTIIMGASFRNIQQILYLSGCDRLTISPVLLKELESNTAKIDRNLAPPSFISVPPVALSEEEFRWEHNQDAMAVQKLSDGIRNFGKDQLRLEKIFSKKI; encoded by the coding sequence ATGAATCAATTGAGTGCTTTGAAACAATTTTCTATTATTGTTGCAGATACTAGTGATATAAAATCTATTTGTAAATACCAACCAGAAGATGCCACTACCAACCCATCTTTAATACTACAAGCAGTAAGTTCTAATACTAATCAAAATTTTGTAGATCAAGCTGTGCAATATGCAAAAAAGAAAGGAGGGCTATATAAAGATCAGATCATCAATGCAAGTGATAAAATATTAGTAGATTTAGGAATAGAAATTCTAAAAAAAATACCAGGTTATATTTCAAGCGAAGTAGATGCTCGTTTATCTTTTAGTACAGAGGCGTCTATTTTAAAAGCAAAAAAAATAATTGATTTATATGAAGAACAAGGGATTTCTAGGAATAGAGTCTTAATTAAATTAGCTGCTACATGGGAATGTATAAAGGCTGCAGAAGAACTTAAAAAAGATAGTATTCTTTGTAATTTAACTCTTTTATTTTCCTTTGCTCAAGCGCGTGCTTGCGCGGAATCAAATGTGTTTTTAATATCTCCTTTTGTCGGACGTATTTATGATTGGTATATTTCACAAAATTTACTATCTAAATCTTTTTTAGGAAAAGATCCTGGTGTAATATCTGTTTGTAAAATATATGAATATTATAAAAAGTATGGCTATAAAACGATTATCATGGGGGCTAGCTTCCGTAACATTCAACAAATATTATATTTATCTGGATGTGATCGGTTAACTATTTCACCTGTTTTATTAAAAGAACTCGAATCTAATACTGCAAAAATTGATAGAAATCTTGCTCCTCCTAGTTTTATTTCAGTCCCTCCAGTAGCACTTTCTGAAGAAGAGTTTCGATGGGAACATAATCAAGATGCTATGGCGGTTCAAAAATTATCTGACGGCATACGAAATTTTGGAAAAGATCAATTACGTTTAGAGAAAATATTTTCTAAAAAAATATAA
- the tkt gene encoding transketolase, producing MYSRKELANAIRMLSIDAVQNAQSGHPGMPMGMADIAEVLWRSFLKHNPANPNWNDRDRFILSNGHGSMLLYSLLHLTGYNLPIEELKKFRQLNSKTPGHPETGETPGVETTTGPLGQGLANAVGMAIAERTLSSYFNRPGYDIINHYTWVFVGDGCLMEGISHEVCSLAGTLNLGKLIVFYDKNGISIDGKTAHWFTDDTAKRFESYNWHVLDNIDGHDSESIERSIKQAKLITNQPSIIICNTIIGFGSPNKSGTAESHGAPLGEVEISLIREQLKWNYPPFQIPKEIYKKWNFIEEGSKLEKKWNEKFSLYQSKYPDLSTEYLRRINKKLPVEWDRVTNNYISFLQKNRQSIASRKASQNTLEKYAMILPELIGGSADLSPSNLTMWSRCNSIKDNLSGNYIHYGVREFGMTAIANGISHHGGFIPYTATFLMFVEYARNAVRMAALMCTKHIFVYTHDSIGLGEDGPTHQPVEQLSSLRITPNIDVWRPSDQVETAVAWKKAIEKTSGPTALILSRQNLDQFERSSEQLENISYGAYILYDSKKRLDIIFISTGSELNVTLIAAKKLASLGYSVRVVSMPCTSVFDRQDASYKEFVLPTYVAKRVAVEASIEDFWYKYVGINGVIIGMKTFGESAPAEDLFKKFGFTVQNIFNKSLILLKS from the coding sequence ATGTATTCACGAAAAGAATTAGCTAATGCAATTCGTATGTTAAGTATAGATGCTGTACAAAATGCACAATCAGGACATCCTGGTATGCCGATGGGAATGGCAGATATTGCTGAAGTGTTATGGAGAAGTTTTTTAAAACATAATCCAGCAAATCCTAATTGGAATGATCGCGATCGTTTTATATTATCTAACGGACATGGTTCTATGTTGCTCTATAGTTTGTTGCATCTTACAGGCTATAATCTACCGATCGAAGAATTAAAAAAATTTAGACAACTGAATTCAAAAACTCCAGGACATCCTGAAACAGGTGAAACACCTGGTGTAGAAACAACTACTGGTCCATTGGGACAAGGGTTAGCAAATGCTGTTGGTATGGCTATTGCAGAAAGAACTTTAAGTTCTTATTTTAATCGACCAGGATATGATATAATTAATCATTATACTTGGGTTTTTGTAGGCGACGGTTGCTTAATGGAGGGTATTTCTCACGAAGTCTGTTCTTTAGCAGGAACTTTAAATCTTGGAAAATTAATCGTTTTTTATGATAAAAATGGTATTTCGATAGATGGGAAAACAGCTCACTGGTTCACCGATGATACAGCAAAACGTTTTGAATCTTATAATTGGCATGTATTAGATAATATAGATGGTCATGATTCAGAATCTATAGAAAGAAGTATAAAACAAGCAAAATTAATAACAAATCAACCTTCTATTATTATTTGCAATACTATTATTGGTTTTGGTTCTCCTAATAAATCAGGAACAGCAGAATCACATGGAGCTCCTCTAGGTGAGGTTGAAATTTCTTTAATTCGAGAACAATTGAAATGGAATTATCCTCCTTTTCAGATACCTAAAGAAATTTATAAAAAATGGAATTTTATAGAAGAAGGATCTAAACTTGAAAAGAAATGGAACGAAAAATTTTCTTTATATCAATCCAAATATCCTGATTTATCGACTGAATATTTGCGGCGAATAAATAAAAAATTACCTGTTGAGTGGGATAGAGTAACTAATAATTACATTTCTTTTTTACAAAAAAATAGACAAAGTATTGCTAGTCGTAAAGCTTCTCAAAATACATTAGAAAAATATGCGATGATTTTACCTGAGTTAATCGGTGGTTCAGCAGATTTATCACCGAGCAATCTCACTATGTGGTCTAGATGTAATTCCATTAAAGATAATTTATCTGGAAACTATATTCATTATGGAGTACGTGAATTTGGAATGACCGCTATTGCAAATGGCATATCTCATCATGGAGGTTTTATACCTTATACTGCTACATTTTTAATGTTTGTCGAATATGCACGAAATGCAGTTCGTATGGCTGCTTTAATGTGTACCAAACATATTTTTGTGTATACTCACGATTCTATTGGACTGGGTGAAGATGGTCCTACACATCAACCAGTAGAACAATTATCTAGTTTGAGAATAACTCCTAATATAGATGTATGGAGACCTAGTGACCAAGTAGAAACAGCTGTTGCTTGGAAAAAAGCTATTGAAAAAACATCAGGACCTACAGCATTAATTTTATCACGTCAAAATCTTGATCAATTTGAGAGAAGTTCTGAACAATTAGAAAACATTTCTTATGGAGCATATATATTATATGATTCAAAAAAAAGACTTGATATTATCTTTATATCAACTGGATCAGAATTAAATGTTACTTTAATTGCTGCAAAAAAATTGGCTTCTTTAGGGTATTCTGTACGTGTTGTATCTATGCCCTGTACTAGTGTTTTTGATAGACAAGATGCTTCTTATAAAGAATTTGTATTACCGACTTATGTTGCTAAAAGGGTTGCTGTTGAAGCTAGTATAGAAGATTTTTGGTATAAATACGTAGGGATAAATGGTGTAATTATTGGAATGAAAACATTTGGTGAATCTGCTCCAGCAGAAGATTTATTTAAAAAATTTGGTTTTACTGTACAAAATATCTTCAATAAATCATTAATTTTATTAAAATCTTAA